One part of the Candidatus Limnocylindrales bacterium genome encodes these proteins:
- a CDS encoding SDR family oxidoreductase: MRLKDKVALITGGGTGMGRATAELFARERAKVAVSGRRKEKLEETVAAITSQGGEALAIPGDVSRHEDARQMVMETIARWGRLDILVNNAGAIDRTKLVDSTEEDWDRIMAVNVKAIFLTSKYAIPQMIKQGGGCIINVSSISALRGQSDAHSYSAAKAAVCNLTRAMAVDYAPYNIRVNAVLPGLVETEISRTRLKPGQTWQEMAEKYWIPLYPLKRLGTPEDIAKGILYLASDDASWVTGIDLIIDGGYTARL; encoded by the coding sequence ATGAGACTAAAAGATAAAGTTGCCTTAATTACCGGAGGTGGCACCGGAATGGGAAGAGCTACTGCCGAATTGTTTGCCAGGGAAAGGGCTAAGGTAGCGGTGAGTGGACGACGTAAAGAAAAGTTAGAAGAAACCGTTGCTGCTATCACCTCTCAAGGTGGAGAGGCTCTGGCTATTCCAGGAGATGTGAGTCGGCATGAAGATGCCCGGCAGATGGTAATGGAAACCATAGCACGCTGGGGACGATTAGATATTCTGGTCAATAATGCAGGGGCCATAGATCGAACCAAACTGGTCGATTCTACGGAAGAGGATTGGGATCGGATTATGGCTGTTAATGTCAAGGCTATCTTTTTGACCTCTAAGTATGCTATTCCTCAGATGATCAAGCAGGGAGGCGGGTGTATTATCAATGTATCTTCCATATCGGCCCTGAGAGGACAATCCGATGCCCACTCCTATTCTGCAGCCAAGGCAGCCGTCTGTAATTTAACCAGGGCAATGGCCGTAGATTATGCACCTTATAATATTCGGGTCAATGCAGTTCTACCGGGACTGGTTGAAACGGAAATTTCACGAACCCGATTGAAACCGGGTCAGACGTGGCAGGAAATGGCCGAAAAATACTGGATCCCCCTCTACCCGTTGAAACGACTTGGAACTCCAGAGGATATTGCCAAAGGTATTCTCTATCTGGCATCAGATGATGCTTCCTGGGTAACGGGCATTGACTTAATCATCGATGGAGGATACACGGCCAGGCTCTAG
- a CDS encoding PAS domain S-box protein: protein MDSEDFLQITRPLPEPMFLVSGNGVILVANPAAADLLKLNYQDLRGVRLDELVSDPADKVARYLKVCSRSRELIPGSLTWRTCDGQLLPYRCEGAVLQPRSGDTAACILLRCRPKEEAIHRFTLLDQKITDLTREITERKRIEAMLYEQRESLRVTLASIGDAVISTDREGQVTFMNPVAEELTGWRQEEALRRPLKDIFKIINEETRKPIEDPVAKVLQEGVIIGLANHTVLIARDGTERPIDDSAAPIQDNHGNILGVILIFRDVTERRQAEEANLRLAAIVESSDDAIIGKTLDGIIMSWNAGAERIFGYSAEEVIGRHISILAPPERVDEIPKILERIRSGERVDHYETVRRRKDGQRIMISLTVSPIRDATGQIIGASKIARDITERKRAEEELRRSEEQLRAIFNQTTVGIAQTDLTGRFLLVNQRYCEIVGRPMVEVLNLRMRDLTHPDDLPNTLALFERMVAGGPTFVTEKRYVRPDGSYVWVSSSMSVIKDPQGHPQSAIGIIQDITDRKKAEEALKEANRRKDEFLAMLAHELRNPLAPISNTLKLMQLRGTQDPVLKRSLDIMARQVQHITRLVDDLLDISRITRGKITLRKELVELGTLLTHAVETSRSLVEIHRHELLVSLPERPVYVEADPIRLEQVVVNLLTNAAKYTDPGGRIWVTCEPEGEEVVIRVRDTGIGIPPEMLDQIFDLFTQIDQSLARSRGGLGIGLTLVRSLVEMHGGKVSAYSAGLGQGSEFTVRLPTPSLSPSPSMGREGVGGGGHTDAETQERENHRTTRPSSRRILIVDDNVDAATTLSELLKMWGYDVRVVYDGLAALETVPIYQPNVILLDIGLPGMNGYEVARKLRQEAGLSQTILIALTGYGQREDPDQFREVGFDYHFTKPLDPAALRGILDILN, encoded by the coding sequence ATGGACTCCGAAGATTTTCTGCAGATTACCCGACCTTTACCAGAGCCTATGTTCCTTGTTTCCGGAAATGGGGTCATCCTGGTAGCCAATCCGGCAGCCGCCGATCTTCTGAAACTAAACTATCAAGATCTTCGGGGTGTACGGCTTGATGAGCTTGTCTCCGACCCCGCCGATAAAGTTGCCCGCTACCTCAAAGTCTGTTCCAGAAGCCGGGAGTTGATACCCGGTTCGCTAACCTGGCGTACCTGCGATGGTCAACTTCTCCCTTATCGCTGCGAAGGTGCCGTTCTTCAACCGAGATCCGGTGATACGGCCGCGTGTATTCTCTTACGCTGTCGTCCCAAAGAAGAGGCCATCCATCGATTTACCCTATTGGATCAGAAGATAACCGATTTGACCAGGGAAATTACCGAACGCAAGCGAATAGAAGCTATGTTATACGAGCAACGTGAATCGCTGCGGGTTACACTTGCCAGTATCGGTGACGCCGTAATTAGTACGGATCGAGAAGGTCAGGTGACTTTTATGAACCCTGTGGCCGAGGAATTAACCGGATGGAGGCAAGAAGAGGCTTTAAGGAGGCCCTTGAAGGATATTTTCAAAATCATAAACGAGGAAACACGGAAACCGATTGAAGACCCGGTAGCTAAAGTACTCCAAGAGGGTGTTATCATAGGATTGGCCAACCATACGGTGCTCATTGCAAGGGATGGAACAGAGCGACCGATCGATGACAGTGCTGCCCCCATTCAAGATAACCATGGAAATATTTTGGGGGTGATTTTGATTTTTCGCGATGTAACCGAGCGTAGACAGGCAGAAGAAGCAAATCTCCGTTTGGCGGCTATTGTTGAATCTTCAGACGATGCGATCATCGGTAAGACCCTGGATGGAATTATCATGAGTTGGAACGCAGGTGCAGAAAGGATTTTTGGCTATTCTGCGGAAGAGGTGATAGGTCGGCATATCTCTATCCTGGCACCGCCCGAGCGTGTTGACGAAATACCTAAAATTCTGGAAAGGATCAGATCCGGAGAACGGGTCGACCATTATGAGACCGTACGTCGAAGAAAAGATGGTCAGAGAATCATGATTTCACTCACGGTTTCTCCAATTCGTGATGCTACCGGCCAAATTATCGGGGCTTCTAAGATTGCCAGAGACATCACCGAACGTAAGCGAGCTGAGGAGGAGCTTCGCAGGAGTGAGGAGCAGTTGAGAGCCATCTTCAACCAAACGACGGTGGGAATTGCCCAAACTGATCTGACGGGTCGATTTTTACTTGTAAACCAACGGTATTGTGAGATTGTAGGTCGCCCGATGGTGGAAGTGTTAAACTTGAGGATGCGGGATTTAACCCATCCTGATGATCTTCCCAATACACTTGCTTTGTTTGAACGTATGGTAGCCGGAGGACCGACTTTCGTTACAGAGAAACGATATGTTCGCCCCGATGGTTCCTACGTGTGGGTGAGCAGTAGTATGTCGGTGATAAAGGATCCGCAGGGTCATCCTCAATCGGCTATAGGCATCATTCAAGATATCACCGATCGTAAGAAGGCAGAAGAAGCCCTAAAGGAAGCAAACCGCCGTAAGGATGAATTCCTGGCCATGCTGGCCCACGAACTCCGTAACCCCCTTGCTCCTATCAGTAATACCTTAAAACTCATGCAGCTTCGAGGCACCCAGGATCCAGTCTTAAAACGGTCCCTGGATATAATGGCTCGACAAGTTCAGCACATAACCCGATTAGTGGATGATTTGCTGGATATATCCCGAATCACCCGGGGTAAAATCACCCTTCGAAAGGAGCTTGTAGAACTCGGAACCCTCCTGACCCATGCCGTTGAAACAAGCCGTTCACTGGTTGAAATCCACAGACATGAACTTTTAGTCTCCCTGCCCGAAAGACCTGTTTATGTGGAAGCCGATCCCATTCGGTTAGAACAAGTGGTTGTTAACCTTCTCACTAATGCAGCAAAGTATACAGATCCGGGGGGGCGCATCTGGGTGACCTGTGAACCGGAAGGAGAAGAGGTAGTCATTCGTGTACGGGACACCGGCATAGGTATCCCACCGGAAATGTTAGATCAAATCTTTGATCTATTCACCCAAATAGATCAATCCCTTGCTCGATCCCGAGGGGGACTTGGAATTGGATTAACCCTGGTACGCAGTCTGGTGGAGATGCATGGGGGAAAGGTATCGGCCTATAGTGCAGGCCTGGGTCAGGGAAGTGAGTTTACGGTGCGTCTTCCCACCCCCTCCCTCTCTCCCTCCCCGTCCATGGGGAGGGAAGGGGTGGGGGGTGGGGGGCACACAGACGCAGAGACCCAGGAAAGAGAAAATCACCGTACCACCCGGCCCTCCTCTCGCCGCATCCTGATTGTGGATGATAATGTGGATGCTGCAACGACACTCAGTGAATTGTTAAAGATGTGGGGGTACGACGTCAGAGTGGTATACGATGGCCTGGCAGCCTTAGAGACTGTTCCCATCTACCAACCAAATGTTATCTTACTGGACATTGGTTTACCGGGGATGAACGGATATGAAGTAGCCCGAAAACTTCGACAAGAAGCCGGCTTATCCCAAACCATCCTTATAGCCCTCACAGGATACGGACAGAGAGAAGATCCAGATCAATTTCGGGAGGTAGGATTTGATTACCACTTTACCAAACCCCTAGATCCCGCCGCTTTACGCGGCATACTGGATATCCTGAACTAA
- a CDS encoding enolase C-terminal domain-like protein, producing MKITNLTATLFKWLIEPWKAGKMRFGGNIQLGVVTVQTDEGLEGHSFLGSSGQGADAYVGPLMTLIKPMLIGRNPLDIGALWQQMWGIHRWVSLRAIGAVDVALWDLAGKAAGLPIHRLLGSCKSQVPAYASSAWLPTPEAYGQEALHFKSLGWTAYKIHPHGIPQKDIEICQAVREAVGEDMVLMLDAMWAYGYEDAVRVGRAIEELNYFWYEDPLSEEDLYNYVKLRQKLDIPLLCTEYAPGGFYGMAQWVQQQATDMLRGDVAVVGGITPLVRIAHLADAFHMKCEIHHGGNSLNNVANLHVTMAIPNCDYYEFFPATGANKYGLVKDIEVDDKGMVHAPEGPGLGYEIDWDLIQRNTIQVLR from the coding sequence ATGAAAATTACCAATCTAACCGCAACCTTATTCAAATGGCTTATTGAACCGTGGAAAGCCGGGAAAATGCGATTTGGGGGAAATATTCAGCTCGGGGTGGTAACCGTTCAGACCGATGAAGGGCTGGAAGGACATTCCTTTTTGGGCTCTTCGGGCCAAGGAGCCGATGCTTATGTCGGTCCGTTGATGACCTTGATAAAACCCATGCTGATAGGTCGGAACCCATTGGATATCGGTGCCCTATGGCAACAGATGTGGGGGATACACCGATGGGTATCTTTAAGGGCGATAGGGGCAGTAGATGTGGCCCTTTGGGATTTAGCAGGCAAAGCTGCGGGTTTGCCCATCCATCGGTTACTCGGTTCCTGTAAAAGCCAGGTTCCGGCTTATGCCAGTTCTGCCTGGCTTCCGACACCAGAAGCGTATGGCCAAGAGGCCCTACATTTTAAGTCCTTGGGCTGGACTGCCTACAAGATCCATCCCCATGGCATACCCCAAAAAGATATAGAGATCTGCCAGGCTGTTCGTGAAGCGGTAGGCGAGGATATGGTCCTGATGTTGGATGCCATGTGGGCTTACGGTTATGAAGATGCGGTTCGGGTGGGGAGGGCCATCGAAGAATTAAATTACTTTTGGTATGAAGATCCTCTCTCTGAAGAAGACCTCTACAACTACGTTAAACTCCGCCAAAAGTTGGATATCCCCCTCTTATGCACGGAATATGCCCCGGGTGGATTCTACGGTATGGCCCAGTGGGTACAGCAACAAGCCACCGATATGTTAAGGGGTGATGTGGCGGTGGTGGGGGGTATCACTCCCCTGGTAAGGATAGCTCATCTGGCCGATGCGTTTCATATGAAGTGTGAGATCCATCACGGAGGTAATTCCCTCAATAACGTGGCCAATCTCCATGTCACCATGGCTATTCCCAACTGTGATTATTACGAGTTTTTTCCAGCCACAGGCGCCAATAAATACGGTTTAGTGAAGGATATCGAAGTAGATGATAAAGGAATGGTCCATGCGCCGGAAGGTCCTGGACTGGGGTATGAAATCGACTGGGATCTGATCCAGCGAAACACAATCCAGGTACTTAGATAG
- a CDS encoding N-6 DNA methylase — protein MPKKSLQEYFTTSSRIVNCMVSLLQLPPGSLILEPCAGTGHFIRALLKKAYRVFAVELSRDHYLSLHRRWGDCLSLLQGDFLEMALPSTSHPVIFQNVAFDGIIANPPYGMYLEPVRRRQFKKVLGPFYTRETYGLFLKLSAPLLREGGRLVYIIPDTFLSVRMHFPLRRYLFKEMKVTHLITFPSHFFPGVDFGYARLCILGATRVKPKPEDVIEWIQLHSSDGPESLVSLDSLPSRKHLPIFYKDLWLSEDLNINYVRSYLTAMPLRSYFSVLLKDKENPRESKSPSDFPFLKKKPEVSPFLPEGFVMNWSPGLELRRIDGLQRWVPLGELATCKTGIYTGDNSRFHYWNRDHPPRKKSGQPLDWRLVQDPRTLSTEEKTFGIEGDRHFVPLIKGGHYPPVGETRWAIDWSREALRFYQTDKKARFQNSSWYFKKGLAVPMVTSGRLSASLMEHSVFDQGVVGVFPYEAHLIPFLLLYLNTSLATQWMKEVINPSANNSANYVKKLPVPVPKDQQVEACRIKLAELTTQIVDTPEKVIRGWIDKFFQEMFQQI, from the coding sequence ATGCCGAAAAAATCTTTACAAGAATATTTTACCACCAGTTCTCGGATTGTGAATTGTATGGTTTCATTGCTTCAACTTCCTCCTGGAAGTTTAATCCTCGAGCCGTGTGCAGGTACCGGTCACTTTATTCGGGCCCTTCTAAAAAAAGCTTATCGGGTTTTTGCCGTAGAGCTCTCCCGGGATCATTACCTTTCTCTCCATCGCCGGTGGGGAGATTGTTTGTCGCTTCTTCAAGGCGATTTTCTGGAAATGGCCCTTCCTTCGACTTCCCACCCTGTGATTTTTCAAAACGTAGCCTTCGATGGAATCATCGCCAATCCACCTTACGGTATGTATCTGGAACCGGTACGAAGAAGACAATTCAAGAAGGTTTTGGGCCCTTTTTATACCCGGGAAACCTATGGACTCTTCCTCAAGCTTTCTGCCCCTTTACTTCGTGAGGGAGGGAGGCTGGTTTATATCATTCCAGATACGTTTCTTAGCGTTCGTATGCATTTCCCTTTAAGAAGGTACTTATTTAAAGAAATGAAAGTAACCCATCTGATTACCTTTCCTTCCCATTTCTTCCCGGGAGTGGATTTTGGATATGCCAGACTTTGTATTCTGGGGGCTACCCGCGTGAAACCAAAGCCGGAAGATGTTATTGAGTGGATCCAGCTCCATTCCTCAGATGGTCCGGAATCCCTCGTTTCGCTGGATTCCCTTCCTTCTAGGAAACACCTTCCCATTTTTTATAAAGACTTATGGCTTTCGGAGGATTTGAATATAAACTATGTCCGAAGCTACCTTACGGCTATGCCCCTGCGTTCCTATTTCAGTGTCCTGTTAAAGGATAAAGAAAACCCAAGAGAAAGTAAATCCCCTTCAGACTTCCCTTTCTTAAAGAAAAAACCGGAAGTTTCTCCCTTCCTGCCGGAGGGATTTGTTATGAACTGGTCTCCAGGTTTGGAATTGAGAAGGATTGACGGGCTACAGAGATGGGTCCCTCTGGGTGAGCTGGCCACCTGCAAGACAGGGATTTACACGGGGGATAACTCGAGATTTCACTACTGGAATCGGGATCATCCTCCAAGGAAAAAATCGGGTCAACCCCTGGATTGGAGGCTGGTCCAAGATCCCAGGACTTTATCTACCGAGGAAAAGACCTTTGGAATCGAAGGGGATCGGCATTTCGTCCCTTTAATCAAGGGGGGACATTATCCCCCGGTGGGAGAAACCCGCTGGGCCATCGACTGGTCCCGAGAAGCTCTCCGATTCTATCAAACAGATAAGAAAGCCCGATTTCAAAATAGTTCCTGGTACTTTAAAAAAGGATTGGCCGTTCCTATGGTCACGTCGGGCCGATTATCTGCTTCCTTAATGGAACATAGTGTATTCGATCAGGGTGTAGTAGGAGTTTTTCCTTATGAGGCACATCTTATCCCGTTTTTATTACTTTATCTCAATACTTCCTTAGCTACTCAATGGATGAAGGAAGTCATTAACCCCTCAGCCAATAATTCCGCCAATTATGTTAAGAAACTTCCCGTACCTGTTCCGAAAGATCAACAGGTTGAAGCCTGCCGAATTAAGCTGGCCGAATTAACTACCCAAATCGTAGATACCCCTGAAAAGGTTATTCGGGGCTGGATAGATAAATTCTTTCAGGAAATGTTTCAACAGATCTGA
- a CDS encoding methanogen output domain 1-containing protein: MENSSTSEDIKNLLIPLDRDLFLRSLIRELAGTLEEVVGVKEASGFISVVGQAIGEQIDKDYKEALSVSQLTREQVADVMVDLKRRIQGDFYIIEQDDEKIVLGNRACPFGDKVLGRTSMCMMTSNVFGAIAAENLGYAKVELKETIAKGYPHCRVVIYLRQTPQTQTCEGREYFKS, encoded by the coding sequence ATGGAGAACTCTTCTACCTCTGAAGATATTAAAAACTTACTGATACCTTTAGATCGGGACCTTTTCCTGCGTTCCCTCATTCGGGAACTGGCCGGAACATTGGAAGAGGTCGTAGGAGTCAAGGAGGCTTCTGGATTTATCAGTGTAGTCGGTCAGGCTATAGGTGAGCAGATTGATAAAGATTACAAGGAAGCCCTGTCGGTTTCTCAACTGACCCGGGAGCAAGTAGCTGACGTAATGGTCGATTTGAAGCGCCGCATTCAAGGTGATTTTTACATTATTGAGCAGGATGATGAGAAGATTGTTTTGGGGAATCGGGCTTGTCCGTTTGGAGATAAAGTACTAGGTCGTACTTCCATGTGCATGATGACTTCCAATGTATTTGGAGCCATTGCTGCCGAGAATTTAGGTTATGCCAAAGTGGAGTTAAAAGAAACCATTGCCAAAGGATATCCCCATTGTCGAGTGGTCATCTATTTAAGACAAACCCCACAAACCCAGACATGTGAAGGGAGAGAATACTTCAAAAGTTAA
- a CDS encoding BON domain-containing protein, giving the protein MYLGKKLKLWMVILVVWVMGVSCGLPQRTSQQVTADELITKRVQAKLAEVPLRPPPQDYLIVTTHLGVVHLRGVVEDQFTRNKILELAKSVEGVKEVTENIRIEPERGGGGGASTQQAAKTR; this is encoded by the coding sequence ATGTATTTAGGGAAGAAACTTAAGCTCTGGATGGTTATTTTAGTAGTTTGGGTGATGGGTGTAAGTTGTGGGCTACCTCAACGTACTTCTCAGCAGGTTACTGCAGATGAGTTAATTACAAAGAGGGTTCAGGCAAAACTGGCAGAAGTTCCTTTGAGACCTCCTCCTCAAGATTATTTAATTGTAACGACTCATCTGGGTGTCGTACACCTGAGGGGAGTGGTTGAAGACCAATTCACGCGGAACAAAATTCTTGAACTGGCCAAGAGCGTTGAAGGTGTCAAAGAGGTGACCGAGAATATACGAATTGAGCCGGAAAGAGGTGGTGGAGGTGGAGCCTCTACCCAGCAAGCTGCCAAGACTCGATAG